In the Euphorbia lathyris chromosome 5, ddEupLath1.1, whole genome shotgun sequence genome, one interval contains:
- the LOC136231064 gene encoding 5'-3' exoribonuclease 3-like, whose amino-acid sequence MLQNTKELKEKLKARLPQKSHLFQNGGLGTDKVKLGTADWRKRYYKEKFSAENASDIESTREDIVEKYTYIRFALGPCLLFLRGAIMHMVLSVPLRSICFGYERSSPGQGEVS is encoded by the exons ATGTTACAAAATACCAAGGAGCTGAAAGAGAAGCTGAAAGCTCGTCTTCCGCAGAAATCTCATCTTTTCCAAAATGGAGGCTTAGGGACAGACAAG GTAAAACTGGGGACCGCTGATTGGAGAAAAAGATACTACAAGGAAAAGTTCTCTGCAGAAAATGCTAGTGATATTGAAAGCACCAGAGAAGATATA GTAGAAAAGTACACATATATAAGGTTTGCATTGGGTCCTTGTTTATTATTTCTCAGAGGTGCCATCATGCACATG GTTTTATCGGTACCATTACGCTCCATTTGCTTCGGATATGAAAGGTCTAGCCCGGGTCAAGGTGAAGTTTCATAA